Proteins from a genomic interval of Thermoanaerobacterium thermosaccharolyticum DSM 571:
- the rsxC gene encoding electron transport complex subunit RsxC, translating into MKTREYTFFGGIHPRSYKELSNKYPIEEHLPKSQVIIPLQQHIGAPCTPLVKVNDYVKVGQKIGEANGFVSAPVHSSVSGKVVAIEDRPSSSGKLVKSIVIESDGEFNYDDNIKPNEDIDNLKPEEIRQIVRDAGIVGMGGAMFPTAVKLNPPPDKKIDIVILNGAECEPYLTADHRLMLEKPVDIVHGLLAIMKALGASKGYVGIEDNKQDAIKEIRKACKEYAGVEVAVLKTKYPQGSEKHIIKAITGREIPSGKLPADIGVVVDNVGTAFAIAEAIKFGKPLIERVVTVTGEGIMTPKNLRVKIGTPFRELIECCGGFKGIPGKVISGGPMMGIAQYSIDVPVIKGTSGILVLPEDRIALKDPKPCIKCARCVDACPMNLLPLFISAYSLKNDFNKCEEYHALDCIECGSCSYVCPSKRPLVESIRLAKREILRKRKK; encoded by the coding sequence TTGAAAACAAGGGAATATACATTTTTCGGTGGAATACATCCGAGATCTTATAAAGAATTATCTAATAAATATCCAATCGAAGAACATTTACCAAAATCACAAGTTATCATACCTTTGCAACAGCATATAGGTGCTCCATGCACACCATTGGTTAAAGTAAATGACTACGTTAAAGTCGGGCAAAAAATCGGTGAAGCGAATGGATTTGTTTCTGCTCCAGTACATTCTAGTGTATCGGGAAAGGTAGTTGCCATAGAAGATAGACCATCATCAAGCGGTAAGCTGGTAAAATCTATTGTTATTGAGTCAGATGGCGAATTTAATTATGATGACAATATTAAGCCAAATGAAGATATAGATAATTTAAAACCAGAAGAAATAAGGCAAATTGTCAGGGACGCTGGCATAGTAGGTATGGGTGGCGCTATGTTTCCAACTGCTGTTAAACTTAATCCACCTCCAGACAAAAAAATAGACATCGTCATTTTAAATGGTGCTGAATGTGAACCCTATTTGACGGCTGATCACCGTCTTATGCTGGAGAAACCTGTTGATATTGTACATGGGCTTTTAGCAATAATGAAAGCATTAGGGGCATCAAAAGGATATGTTGGGATAGAAGATAACAAACAAGATGCCATAAAGGAAATAAGAAAGGCCTGCAAAGAATATGCGGGTGTGGAGGTCGCCGTATTAAAAACAAAATATCCACAAGGTTCTGAAAAACATATTATAAAAGCGATAACTGGTAGAGAAATTCCTTCGGGTAAATTGCCTGCCGATATTGGCGTTGTTGTTGACAATGTAGGAACAGCTTTTGCTATTGCAGAGGCTATAAAATTTGGGAAACCACTTATAGAACGTGTTGTCACTGTAACTGGCGAAGGAATCATGACACCAAAAAATCTTCGTGTCAAGATTGGTACACCATTTAGGGAGCTAATAGAATGTTGTGGTGGATTCAAAGGCATTCCAGGAAAAGTGATATCTGGCGGACCAATGATGGGGATTGCACAGTATTCTATTGATGTGCCAGTTATTAAAGGTACGTCAGGAATTTTAGTATTACCGGAAGACAGGATAGCTTTAAAAGATCCCAAACCGTGTATTAAATGCGCAAGGTGTGTAGATGCATGTCCTATGAACTTATTACCACTTTTTATAAGCGCGTACTCCTTGAAAAATGATTTCAATAAATGTGAGGAATATCATGCACTTGATTGCATAGAATGTGGAAGCTGTTCTTATGTTTGCCCATCTAAAAGACCGCTTGTTGAATCAATCAGATTGGCAAAGCGTGAAATCTTAAGAAAACGAAAAAAGTAA
- the rsxA gene encoding electron transport complex subunit RsxA translates to MLTELILILISSILVNNFVLVRFLGECPFLGVSKNVETALGMGIAVTFVMTIASAFAYIVYNMILVPLGLSYLETIAFILVIASLVQFVEMVIKKSSPALHQALGIYLPLITTNCAVLGVALLNVQQNYNFIESVVNGFGSAVGFTLAIVLYAGIRERLELAPISKVLEGFPIALIGAGLMSIAFLGFQGLI, encoded by the coding sequence ATGCTGACAGAGCTTATACTTATACTGATTAGTTCTATACTTGTAAATAACTTCGTATTAGTAAGATTTTTAGGTGAATGTCCTTTTCTCGGTGTTTCAAAGAATGTTGAGACAGCACTTGGAATGGGTATAGCTGTTACATTTGTCATGACAATAGCATCTGCTTTTGCATACATAGTGTATAATATGATACTTGTGCCACTAGGCTTATCTTACCTTGAGACAATAGCGTTTATACTTGTAATAGCTTCACTGGTACAATTTGTAGAAATGGTAATAAAAAAATCAAGTCCAGCTTTGCATCAAGCGTTAGGCATATATTTACCGCTTATAACGACAAACTGTGCAGTTTTAGGTGTTGCACTTTTAAATGTTCAACAAAACTATAACTTCATTGAGTCAGTGGTGAATGGATTTGGTTCAGCTGTAGGATTTACGCTTGCGATTGTTTTATATGCTGGAATAAGGGAAAGACTAGAGCTTGCGCCAATTTCAAAAGTGTTGGAGGGATTTCCGATAGCGCTTATTGGTGCTGGCTTAATGTCAATAGCTTTTCTCGGTTTTCAAGGATTAATATAA
- a CDS encoding nitroreductase family protein has translation MDALEVLKQRRAVRSFEDKPIPKNILEDIIDCGRLAPSANNVQPWHFVVVTDKETLKYISEKATYGKFIKDAAACVVVYCEKENIHHLEDGAAATENIILAAKAYGISSCWVAGYDRTYEKDINEYLNVPSNLRMISIIALGYSTQNPSPRNKKSLSDVLHWEKF, from the coding sequence ATGGATGCATTAGAAGTATTAAAGCAAAGAAGAGCTGTAAGATCTTTTGAAGATAAACCAATTCCAAAAAACATACTGGAAGATATTATTGACTGCGGAAGACTTGCTCCATCTGCAAACAATGTTCAACCTTGGCATTTCGTCGTTGTAACTGACAAGGAAACTCTTAAGTATATTTCTGAAAAGGCTACATACGGCAAATTTATTAAAGATGCTGCAGCATGTGTAGTTGTATACTGTGAAAAAGAAAACATCCACCATCTAGAAGATGGTGCAGCAGCAACTGAAAATATCATACTTGCAGCAAAAGCATACGGCATCTCTTCATGCTGGGTAGCAGGGTATGATCGGACATATGAAAAAGACATAAATGAATATTTAAATGTTCCATCAAACCTTAGAATGATCTCAATTATTGCTTTAGGCTACAGTACGCAAAATCCGTCTCCAAGAAATAAAAAATCTTTAAGCGACGTACTGCACTGGGAAAAATTTTAA
- a CDS encoding RnfABCDGE type electron transport complex subunit B: protein MSGILPYLILPLASLGGMGLVFGIVLAYASKKFEVKVDQKEVEVRNALPGANCGACGYPGCDGFAHAVSTGNAPIDGCKVGGASAAKKVGAILGVKTDVSNKKMVAFVKCNGTRKNALEKYKYFGIDDCRSAVQYQDGSKGCRFGCLGLGTCEKLCPFDAIHVIGDGVAVVDEDKCTGCGICVDACPKNIIELVDANTKTRVICSNTDKGKNVRPVCTVGCIGCKACERACNYDAVHVIDNLAKIDYEKCVSCMACVEKCPTDSIYPFKTSLIVNKINV, encoded by the coding sequence ATGAGTGGAATATTGCCATATTTGATATTGCCATTAGCAAGCCTTGGAGGAATGGGTTTAGTATTTGGAATAGTTTTAGCATACGCATCTAAAAAATTTGAAGTTAAGGTTGATCAAAAAGAAGTTGAAGTAAGAAATGCCCTTCCTGGTGCTAATTGTGGTGCATGTGGATATCCAGGTTGTGACGGATTCGCACATGCAGTATCAACAGGTAATGCACCAATAGACGGATGTAAAGTGGGAGGAGCATCTGCTGCTAAAAAAGTTGGGGCTATTCTTGGTGTCAAAACAGATGTTAGTAATAAAAAGATGGTAGCATTTGTTAAGTGCAATGGTACTAGAAAAAATGCATTAGAAAAATATAAATATTTTGGTATCGATGACTGCAGGTCAGCAGTGCAGTACCAAGATGGATCAAAAGGGTGCCGTTTTGGATGTCTTGGCCTTGGAACATGTGAAAAATTGTGCCCATTTGACGCTATACATGTAATAGGCGATGGAGTCGCTGTTGTTGATGAGGATAAATGCACTGGGTGTGGGATTTGTGTAGATGCTTGTCCTAAAAATATAATAGAGTTAGTTGATGCAAACACTAAGACAAGGGTTATATGCTCTAATACTGATAAAGGCAAAAATGTAAGGCCAGTGTGTACAGTTGGATGTATAGGATGCAAAGCGTGTGAAAGAGCATGTAATTATGATGCCGTGCATGTCATAGATAATTTAGCTAAGATAGATTATGAAAAATGCGTATCATGCATGGCGTGTGTTGAAAAATGTCCTACAGATTCCATATATCCTTTTAAGACAAGCTTGATTGTAAACAAAATAAATGTTTAA
- a CDS encoding glucose-6-phosphate isomerase has translation MTNVLNFDYSNALNFVNEHEISYLEKQAQLSLDMVLNKTAQGSDFLGWVDLPRDYDKEEFARIKKAAEKIRSDSDALVVIGIGGSYLGARAAIEMLTHSFYNILPQSVRKAPEIYFAGNSISSTYLQDLLEVLDGKDVSINVISKSGTTTEPAIAFRVFRDFLEKKYGKEEAKSRIYVTTDRKKGALKKLADEEGYETFVIPDDVGGRYSVLTAVGLLPIAASGIDIDEMMKGAYDASLIFKKPDIKDNLSMQYAVLRNALYRKGKSVEILVNYEPRLHYFSEWWKQLFGESEGKDHKGIYPASVDFSTDLHSMGQFIQDGSRIMFETVINVEKPLKEITIDEDKDNVDGLNFLAGNTIDFVNKKAFQGTVLAHNDGGVPNLIVNVPEISAYNFGYLVYFFEMACGISGYLNGVNPFDQPGVEAYKKNMFALLGKPGYEKEKEELEKRLKR, from the coding sequence ATGACAAATGTATTAAACTTTGACTATTCCAATGCGTTGAATTTTGTAAATGAGCATGAAATATCATATCTAGAGAAACAGGCGCAATTATCACTTGATATGGTGCTAAATAAGACTGCGCAGGGAAGCGATTTCCTTGGTTGGGTTGATTTGCCGAGGGATTACGACAAGGAAGAATTTGCTCGAATCAAAAAAGCTGCAGAGAAAATAAGATCTGATTCAGATGCACTTGTCGTAATCGGAATTGGTGGTTCGTACTTAGGCGCAAGGGCAGCTATTGAGATGCTTACACATTCATTTTACAATATTTTGCCACAATCAGTTAGAAAGGCGCCAGAAATATATTTTGCAGGAAACAGCATAAGCTCTACATACCTTCAAGATTTATTAGAAGTTCTGGATGGCAAAGATGTATCTATAAACGTCATATCAAAGTCTGGTACTACTACAGAACCTGCTATTGCATTTCGAGTCTTCAGGGATTTTCTAGAAAAGAAATATGGAAAAGAAGAAGCTAAATCTAGGATATATGTCACAACAGATAGAAAAAAGGGTGCTCTTAAAAAACTGGCGGATGAAGAAGGCTATGAGACATTTGTGATTCCTGATGATGTAGGTGGCAGATATTCCGTTCTGACGGCAGTAGGACTCCTTCCTATAGCAGCTTCAGGCATTGACATTGATGAAATGATGAAAGGTGCATATGACGCATCATTAATTTTCAAAAAACCTGATATAAAAGACAATTTAAGCATGCAGTATGCTGTACTTAGAAATGCGCTTTATAGGAAGGGCAAATCTGTTGAAATTTTAGTAAACTATGAGCCGAGGCTTCACTATTTTTCCGAATGGTGGAAACAGCTTTTTGGAGAAAGTGAAGGCAAGGACCACAAAGGAATATATCCTGCATCAGTAGATTTTTCGACGGATCTTCATTCCATGGGGCAATTTATACAAGATGGAAGCAGGATAATGTTTGAGACGGTTATAAATGTAGAAAAACCGCTAAAAGAAATAACGATAGACGAAGACAAGGACAATGTAGATGGACTTAATTTCCTGGCTGGAAATACGATAGATTTTGTCAATAAGAAAGCTTTTCAAGGCACGGTACTTGCTCACAATGATGGCGGCGTGCCAAATCTAATAGTGAATGTTCCAGAGATATCTGCATACAACTTTGGATATCTGGTTTACTTCTTTGAGATGGCTTGCGGCATAAGCGGATACTTAAATGGAGTAAATCCGTTTGACCAACCTGGAGTAGAAGCATATAAGAAAAATATGTTTGCGCTTTTAGGCAAACCTGGTTATGAGAAAGAAAAAGAAGAATTGGAAAAAAGGCTTAAAAGGTGA
- a CDS encoding RnfABCDGE type electron transport complex subunit D: MENKLYVTSSPHFRSEDSIERIMLDVVIALMPALIAGIIIFGIRALFITVLCIVFSIATEAVIQILTHKDVTINDFSAVVTGILLAFNLPVSIPWWIAAIGSIFAIAIVKQVFGGLGYNFMNPALAARAFLLASWPVPMSRFTVDGIASATPLAIIKGTESSCELPSLFNMFIGLRGGTIGEVSILALLIGAAYLLKRKVITLRIPLSYILTVAILTWVLGKNGLFTGDPLYHIMSGGLILGAFFMATDYTTSPVTPKGQIIFGIGCGVFTSIIRLYGGYPEGVSYSILLMNIATPLIDRYTTPKVFGEVKTNE; the protein is encoded by the coding sequence ATGGAAAATAAATTATATGTCACGTCATCACCTCATTTCAGGTCAGAAGATAGTATTGAAAGGATAATGCTTGATGTTGTAATAGCTTTAATGCCAGCACTTATAGCAGGCATCATAATTTTTGGTATCCGTGCGTTATTTATAACGGTATTATGTATTGTTTTTTCGATTGCGACAGAAGCGGTAATACAAATTTTGACACATAAAGATGTAACGATAAACGATTTTAGTGCGGTTGTCACGGGAATACTACTGGCATTTAATCTTCCTGTATCAATACCATGGTGGATAGCGGCTATTGGGTCTATATTTGCAATAGCAATAGTTAAGCAAGTATTTGGCGGATTGGGATATAATTTCATGAATCCAGCATTAGCAGCAAGAGCTTTTTTACTTGCATCATGGCCAGTACCTATGAGCCGCTTTACTGTGGATGGGATAGCCAGTGCTACACCCCTTGCCATAATCAAAGGTACTGAATCATCATGTGAGCTACCTTCACTTTTTAATATGTTTATAGGTCTAAGAGGTGGTACAATTGGAGAAGTATCAATTTTAGCTTTGTTGATTGGTGCGGCATATCTCCTTAAAAGAAAGGTAATAACTCTGAGAATACCTTTAAGTTATATTTTAACAGTTGCAATATTAACATGGGTGCTTGGCAAGAATGGTCTATTTACTGGTGATCCATTATACCATATCATGTCAGGAGGACTTATTCTCGGTGCATTCTTTATGGCAACAGATTATACTACATCACCTGTTACTCCTAAAGGCCAGATAATCTTTGGAATTGGATGTGGCGTTTTTACTTCAATTATAAGGCTTTATGGCGGATATCCTGAAGGTGTATCTTATTCTATACTTCTAATGAATATAGCTACACCTCTCATAGATAGATACACAACACCGAAAGTATTCGGGGAGGTAAAAACTAATGAGTAG
- a CDS encoding HD domain-containing protein, translating into MSRLKYIMELKDYYGIDLKRINHALKVLSFADRIVDGENITDEKIKKIVYITAILHDIGIKKAEEKYGSSSGRYQEIEGPAIAREIMRKNNEDEGIIERVCYIIGGHHTASKNDGLDFQIIWESDLLVNIEEDELYKDREKVSNIVEKNFKTKTGKNIAGDLFLS; encoded by the coding sequence ATGTCGAGATTAAAATATATTATGGAACTTAAAGATTATTACGGCATTGACTTAAAAAGAATAAACCATGCATTAAAAGTGCTTAGCTTTGCTGACAGAATAGTGGATGGCGAAAATATTACTGATGAAAAAATCAAGAAGATCGTGTATATTACCGCAATTTTGCATGATATCGGCATCAAAAAAGCTGAAGAAAAATATGGTAGCTCATCCGGAAGATATCAGGAAATAGAGGGACCGGCCATTGCAAGAGAGATTATGCGGAAAAACAATGAGGACGAGGGTATAATAGAAAGAGTATGTTATATTATAGGTGGTCATCATACGGCATCTAAAAATGATGGACTTGATTTTCAGATAATATGGGAATCTGATCTTCTGGTAAATATAGAAGAGGATGAATTGTATAAAGATAGAGAAAAGGTCAGCAATATTGTAGAAAAGAATTTTAAGACAAAGACAGGCAAAAACATTGCAGGTGACTTGTTTCTAAGTTAA
- the rsxE gene encoding electron transport complex subunit RsxE, with protein sequence MSIFNTFKNGIWKENPTFIQVIGMCPTLAVTTAALNGIAMGIAATFVLFFSNILISSLRKFTPDKIRIPIFIVVIATFTTIIGMLIKAFSPALDKALGIYIPLIVVNCIIMARAEAFAYKNTVLQSAADGLGMGLGFTLALFILGSIREIIGNGSIFGISLFGPNYQPALIFIMPPGAFITLGLLLGFFRLMEGVQKKRREKAIKKKALLGGASHADRAYTYTD encoded by the coding sequence ATGAGTATATTTAACACATTTAAAAACGGTATATGGAAAGAAAATCCTACATTTATCCAAGTCATTGGCATGTGTCCTACGCTTGCAGTGACAACTGCAGCTTTAAATGGTATAGCTATGGGAATAGCAGCTACATTTGTTCTATTTTTTTCAAATATATTAATATCCTCATTGAGAAAATTTACACCTGATAAGATTAGAATACCTATTTTTATCGTAGTAATAGCCACTTTTACAACCATAATAGGAATGCTTATTAAGGCATTTTCTCCAGCTCTTGACAAAGCCCTTGGAATATATATACCCCTTATCGTTGTAAACTGCATAATAATGGCAAGAGCTGAAGCATTTGCTTATAAAAATACTGTTTTGCAGTCTGCTGCAGATGGACTTGGTATGGGTTTAGGATTTACATTAGCGTTGTTTATATTGGGGTCCATAAGAGAGATAATAGGGAATGGTTCGATATTTGGAATATCACTGTTTGGACCAAATTATCAACCTGCTTTGATATTCATCATGCCTCCAGGAGCATTTATAACATTAGGTCTTCTTCTTGGATTCTTTAGATTAATGGAAGGCGTTCAAAAAAAGAGAAGAGAGAAGGCAATAAAAAAGAAGGCATTGTTGGGAGGTGCATCACATGCTGACAGAGCTTATACTTATACTGATTAG
- a CDS encoding sugar phosphate isomerase/epimerase family protein yields the protein MEVGISTACFYPDYLTEETIPIIGNMGIKKVEVFLESYSEYDEDFCKEMKDNLDKYEIEVNSIHAIGTQFEPQLFSATSRQRKDASKMLLKVLKAAKILGSKIYVFHGPALKKDTLPNIDFEKIAKYTDYIADTSGEYGVKFSWENVYWCWFSYPEFATSIKQVTNSKNIYFTLDIKQAMKSKKDPFDYLKTMEKQLTNVHLCDYDLSGELHLPGKGNFDFRRLYKELKNIDYRGSLIMEVYRNNYKDRKEVVESIEYLKSIFEKYK from the coding sequence ATGGAAGTTGGCATATCGACTGCTTGCTTTTACCCGGATTATCTTACAGAAGAAACTATTCCGATCATTGGAAATATGGGTATTAAAAAAGTTGAAGTTTTTTTAGAATCTTACAGTGAGTATGATGAAGATTTTTGCAAAGAGATGAAAGATAACCTTGATAAATATGAAATCGAGGTTAATTCTATACATGCCATAGGGACACAGTTTGAACCGCAGCTTTTCTCAGCAACATCGAGGCAAAGGAAGGATGCATCAAAGATGCTTCTAAAAGTGTTAAAAGCTGCCAAGATACTCGGCTCAAAGATCTATGTTTTTCATGGGCCGGCACTTAAAAAAGATACACTTCCTAATATAGATTTTGAGAAAATCGCAAAATATACAGATTATATAGCTGATACTTCCGGAGAATATGGAGTTAAATTTTCTTGGGAAAATGTTTATTGGTGCTGGTTTTCGTATCCTGAATTTGCAACATCCATAAAACAAGTCACAAACAGCAAAAATATATATTTTACCTTAGACATAAAACAGGCAATGAAAAGCAAAAAGGATCCCTTTGACTATCTTAAAACCATGGAAAAGCAGCTTACAAATGTCCATTTGTGTGATTACGATTTAAGTGGTGAATTGCATCTGCCTGGTAAAGGAAATTTTGATTTTAGGAGACTGTATAAAGAGTTAAAGAATATCGATTACAGAGGATCGCTTATAATGGAGGTGTACAGAAACAATTATAAAGATCGGAAAGAAGTGGTTGAAAGCATTGAGTATCTCAAAAGTATCTTTGAAAAATATAAATAA
- a CDS encoding RnfABCDGE type electron transport complex subunit G, whose translation MSSKNDILKTGITLLIITGIAAIVLGFFNFITEKPIAKQLENTNMEAMKAVLPAEQYTKLDLSKYKFNFDTSGDPKLTPDSRLIEEINEAKSNGNVVGYVIKVAPKGFSGPVDEMIGINKDGKITGITIVNQSETPGLGAKSEDPNWNKQYKGKNADKDLVVVKTVPSQDNQIQAITGATITSRAVTKGVNTAIEAYRVIAGSNK comes from the coding sequence ATGAGTAGTAAAAATGATATCTTAAAGACGGGTATTACTCTTTTAATTATTACAGGTATAGCTGCAATAGTGTTAGGCTTTTTTAATTTCATTACTGAAAAACCTATCGCAAAACAGCTTGAAAATACAAATATGGAAGCAATGAAAGCTGTACTTCCAGCGGAGCAATATACAAAACTTGATTTAAGTAAGTACAAATTTAATTTTGATACATCTGGTGATCCGAAACTGACGCCAGATTCAAGACTTATAGAAGAAATAAATGAGGCAAAATCAAATGGCAATGTCGTTGGATATGTAATAAAAGTTGCACCAAAAGGATTTAGTGGCCCTGTTGATGAAATGATAGGAATAAATAAAGATGGCAAAATAACAGGCATAACAATAGTAAATCAATCGGAGACACCTGGACTTGGTGCAAAATCGGAAGATCCAAACTGGAATAAACAGTATAAAGGTAAAAATGCAGATAAAGATTTGGTAGTTGTAAAGACTGTTCCAAGCCAGGACAATCAGATTCAAGCAATAACCGGTGCTACAATAACATCTAGAGCAGTAACAAAAGGTGTAAATACGGCCATAGAAGCATACAGGGTTATTGCTGGATCAAATAAGTGA
- the rpsD gene encoding 30S ribosomal protein S4 has protein sequence MARTIVPKHRMCRIVGHPLCGSPKCPSLKRPYAPGQHGLARGKKLSEYGRRLLEKQKLKSIYNVKERQYRRYFEKALKSKEPTSEKLLSLLERRLDNIVYRMGFAPTIYSARQLVSHGHILVNGKKVNIPSYEVNVGDVVSVKEKSKNMPLIKQSIGTNDIPPYINVDVDKMEGKLIKLPRRSEIPVEIDDHLLVEFY, from the coding sequence TTGGCAAGAACAATAGTACCAAAGCATAGAATGTGCAGAATTGTAGGACATCCCCTATGCGGTAGTCCAAAATGTCCTTCGTTAAAGCGGCCGTACGCTCCTGGACAGCATGGGCTAGCTAGAGGCAAAAAGCTTTCTGAATACGGTAGAAGACTTCTTGAAAAACAAAAGCTCAAATCAATCTACAACGTTAAGGAAAGACAGTATAGAAGGTATTTTGAAAAAGCACTAAAAAGCAAGGAACCGACAAGCGAAAAACTTCTTTCACTTCTTGAAAGGCGCCTTGACAATATTGTATACAGGATGGGCTTTGCTCCTACAATATACTCTGCACGTCAGCTCGTTTCGCATGGCCATATTTTAGTAAATGGCAAAAAAGTAAATATCCCATCTTATGAGGTAAATGTCGGAGACGTCGTCTCCGTTAAAGAAAAAAGTAAAAATATGCCCCTTATAAAACAAAGCATCGGCACAAATGATATTCCACCATATATCAATGTCGATGTGGATAAAATGGAAGGCAAATTAATTAAATTGCCAAGAAGAAGCGAAATTCCTGTAGAAATTGACGACCATTTATTAGTAGAATTTTACTAA
- the pepT gene encoding peptidase T, producing the protein MQNVAHRFLKYVKYETTSDENSSKCPSTDGQMVFAKDLAAELKAIGLTDVSVDENGYVMGTVPSNIDRKIPVVGFISHMDTSPDMSGKNVNPQIIENYDGKDIILNKDKNIVLSPSDFPELKDYIGKTLITTDGTTLLGADDKAGIAEIVTAYEYLISHPEIKHGTIKVCITPDEEIGRGADKFDVKKFGADFAYTIDGGKLGELEYENFNAASAKIIIHGRNVHPGTAKGKMKNSVLIGVELASMLPLEETPENTEGYEGFYHINNFNGNVEETHLYYIIRDFDKENFENRKNYLLNLINKLNEKYGEGTVEIDLKDQYYNMREIIEKDMSIVEIALKAIEKAGVKPDVSPIRGGTDGARLSYMGLPTPNIFTGGHNFHGKYEYIPIFAMEKAVEVILNIVKLVTEK; encoded by the coding sequence TTGCAAAACGTCGCTCATCGATTTTTAAAATACGTAAAGTATGAAACAACATCAGATGAAAACTCTTCAAAATGCCCTAGTACAGATGGGCAAATGGTTTTTGCCAAAGACTTGGCTGCTGAATTAAAAGCTATCGGGCTTACAGACGTATCCGTCGATGAAAATGGATATGTAATGGGAACTGTACCATCTAATATTGATAGGAAAATACCAGTAGTAGGCTTTATATCACACATGGACACAAGCCCTGATATGTCTGGAAAAAATGTAAATCCGCAGATAATCGAAAACTACGATGGCAAAGACATAATATTAAACAAGGATAAGAATATCGTTTTGTCGCCAAGTGATTTTCCAGAATTAAAAGACTACATAGGAAAAACACTGATCACGACAGATGGTACAACACTGCTTGGTGCCGATGATAAGGCTGGAATTGCTGAAATAGTAACCGCCTATGAATACCTCATATCACATCCTGAAATAAAACACGGGACTATAAAAGTATGTATAACGCCAGACGAAGAAATCGGACGCGGTGCAGACAAATTTGACGTAAAAAAATTCGGGGCTGATTTTGCTTATACAATCGATGGTGGAAAATTGGGTGAATTGGAATATGAAAACTTCAATGCAGCATCTGCAAAAATAATAATACACGGCCGAAATGTACATCCGGGAACAGCAAAAGGCAAAATGAAAAACTCTGTTTTAATAGGAGTAGAGCTTGCTTCAATGCTGCCGCTGGAAGAAACACCGGAAAATACAGAGGGATATGAGGGATTTTATCACATAAATAATTTTAATGGTAATGTAGAAGAAACACACTTGTACTACATAATAAGGGATTTTGACAAAGAAAACTTTGAAAATCGCAAAAATTACTTGTTAAATTTGATAAACAAATTAAATGAAAAATACGGCGAAGGCACAGTAGAAATAGATTTAAAAGACCAATATTACAATATGAGAGAAATCATTGAAAAAGACATGAGTATAGTTGAAATTGCACTAAAAGCTATAGAGAAAGCAGGCGTAAAACCAGATGTGTCTCCTATCCGCGGCGGCACTGATGGAGCAAGGTTATCGTACATGGGGCTTCCAACGCCTAATATATTTACAGGAGGCCATAATTTTCACGGCAAATATGAATACATACCTATTTTTGCGATGGAAAAAGCTGTTGAAGTTATATTGAATATAGTAAAGCTTGTGACAGAAAAGTAA
- a CDS encoding SoxR reducing system RseC family protein — MTEKGCVANIKDGKAKVELLRNDMCGKCHACDMGSNNRMMVEVDAIDELKVGDNVLLEIRETSMLKATMIMYGIPLLFFFVGVFAGYAVAHIFGIDNFSQMIEAISGLLFTAISFIGIKYYSKKVINKEYKPVIKKI, encoded by the coding sequence ATGACTGAAAAAGGATGCGTTGCCAATATAAAAGATGGAAAAGCAAAAGTTGAGCTACTAAGAAATGACATGTGCGGGAAATGCCATGCATGTGATATGGGAAGCAATAACAGAATGATGGTTGAAGTTGATGCAATTGATGAATTAAAAGTTGGTGATAATGTTTTATTAGAAATTAGAGAAACTTCAATGTTAAAGGCTACTATGATAATGTATGGCATACCGCTTTTATTTTTCTTTGTAGGTGTGTTTGCTGGTTATGCTGTAGCACATATATTTGGAATAGATAATTTTTCCCAGATGATAGAAGCTATATCGGGACTGTTATTTACGGCTATATCATTTATAGGCATTAAATACTATAGTAAAAAGGTAATAAATAAAGAATACAAACCTGTCATTAAAAAAATATAA